Proteins from a genomic interval of Nocardia sp. BMG51109:
- a CDS encoding acyl-CoA dehydrogenase family protein: MDFELPEELAAYLVELDNFIDKEIVPLEQAGDNIRFFDHRREDARTDWERDGLPSAEWEALLAESRRVADAAGHYRYAFPREFGGRDGTNLGMAVIREHLARRGLGLHCDLQNEHAIVANNVGLLLMLEYGSPEQKSRWVDGLAEGTKFFAFGITEPEHGSDATHMETTAVRDGDDWVINGTKTWNTGVHIADADLIFARTSGQAGDGRGITAFLVPTDAPGFVVEEYLWTFNMPTDHARVSLTDVRVPRSAIFGEEGRGLGVVQHFFNENRIRQAASSLGAAQYCIDQAVAYAKERKPFGKPLAANQAIQFPLVELHTQCEMLRALVHKTAWSMDTYGTFAASEQVSMCNYWANRLCCAAADRAMQVHGGLGYSRYKPFEHIYRHHRRYRITEGAEEIQMRRVAGYLFGFMERAAVKGV, encoded by the coding sequence GTGGATTTCGAACTACCCGAGGAGCTGGCCGCCTACCTGGTGGAGCTGGACAACTTCATCGATAAGGAGATCGTCCCGCTCGAACAGGCCGGCGACAACATCCGGTTCTTCGACCACCGCCGCGAGGACGCCCGCACCGACTGGGAGCGCGACGGCCTGCCCAGCGCGGAATGGGAAGCGCTGCTGGCCGAATCGCGCCGCGTCGCCGACGCCGCCGGTCACTACCGCTACGCCTTCCCGAGGGAGTTCGGCGGCCGCGACGGCACCAACCTCGGCATGGCGGTGATCCGCGAGCATCTGGCCCGCCGCGGCCTGGGCCTGCACTGCGATCTGCAGAACGAACACGCCATCGTGGCCAACAATGTCGGCCTGCTGCTGATGCTCGAATACGGCTCGCCCGAACAGAAGTCCCGGTGGGTGGACGGCTTGGCCGAGGGCACGAAGTTCTTCGCCTTCGGCATCACCGAACCCGAGCACGGCTCGGACGCCACCCATATGGAGACCACCGCCGTCCGCGACGGCGACGACTGGGTCATCAACGGCACCAAGACCTGGAACACCGGCGTGCACATCGCCGACGCCGACCTGATCTTCGCCCGCACCTCCGGCCAGGCCGGGGACGGCCGGGGCATCACCGCATTCCTCGTCCCCACCGACGCCCCCGGATTCGTGGTCGAGGAATACCTGTGGACGTTCAACATGCCGACCGACCACGCCCGCGTCTCGCTGACCGACGTGCGGGTGCCGCGGTCGGCGATCTTCGGCGAGGAGGGCCGCGGCCTCGGCGTCGTCCAGCACTTCTTCAACGAGAACAGGATTCGCCAGGCCGCGTCGAGTCTCGGTGCGGCGCAATACTGTATCGATCAGGCCGTCGCCTATGCCAAGGAGCGCAAGCCCTTCGGCAAGCCGCTGGCCGCCAACCAGGCGATCCAGTTCCCGCTGGTGGAGCTGCACACCCAGTGCGAGATGCTGCGCGCGCTGGTGCACAAGACGGCGTGGTCGATGGACACCTACGGCACTTTCGCTGCCTCCGAACAGGTGTCGATGTGCAATTACTGGGCCAACCGGCTGTGCTGTGCGGCCGCCGACCGCGCCATGCAGGTACACGGCGGCCTCGGCTACTCCCGCTACAAGCCGTTCGAGCATATCTACCGCCACCACCGCCGCTACCGCATCACCGAGGGCGCCGAGGAGATCCAGATGCGCCGGGTCGCCGGTTACCTGTTCGGTTTCATGGAGCGGGCGGCGGTCAAGGGGGTGTAG
- a CDS encoding FAD-dependent oxidoreductase: MSGDQMTFDYDVVVVGSGFGGSVTALRLTEKGYRVGVLEAGRRFADDEFADTSWDARKYLWAPALGCFGIQRLTLLKDTFIMAGAGVGGGSLVYANTLYEPTDKFFSDGHWAHITDWKDELAPHYDQAERMLGVTANPATTPSDRVLSEVAEEMGVGSTYRSTPVGVLFGGNGVRPGQELPDPFFGGVGPARNTCTHCGECMTGCRHNAKNTLVKNYLYLAEQAGATVHALTTVTDVRPLPRGGYEISTVRTGRWARKSRRTFTAEHVVFAAAALGTQKLLHRLRDRGSLPNISPRLGELARTNSEELLSVRSRRKDSDFTKGVAITSSIHPNDDTHIEPVRYGKGSNAIALIGTAMIDPDGRTSKVRQWFRQLRRNRRDLFTTHNPRRWSEQMIGLLVMQSVDNSITTYTKRGLFGRKMTTRQGVGEPNPTWIPAGHEVAHRVADKIDGIPTGGWTSLFDIPMTGHFIGGCVIGDSPDTGVIDPYHRMYGYAGLHIIDGSTISANLGVNPSLTITAQAERAVALWPNKGEADERPELGAPYRRIAPVPPRNPVVPASAPAALRLPIVDITGPATKSEPSAETAN, from the coding sequence ATGAGTGGAGATCAGATGACGTTCGACTACGACGTGGTGGTCGTCGGTTCCGGATTCGGCGGCAGCGTCACCGCACTGCGCCTGACCGAGAAGGGCTACCGGGTCGGCGTGCTCGAGGCGGGCCGCCGCTTCGCCGACGACGAATTCGCCGACACCTCCTGGGACGCACGCAAATACCTGTGGGCGCCGGCGCTGGGCTGCTTCGGCATCCAGCGGCTGACGCTGCTGAAGGACACCTTCATCATGGCGGGCGCGGGCGTCGGCGGCGGGTCGCTGGTCTACGCGAACACCCTCTACGAACCGACGGACAAGTTCTTCTCCGACGGCCACTGGGCGCACATCACCGACTGGAAGGACGAGCTGGCCCCGCACTACGACCAGGCCGAGCGGATGCTGGGCGTGACGGCCAATCCGGCGACCACGCCGTCGGACCGGGTGCTGTCCGAGGTGGCCGAGGAGATGGGCGTCGGCTCGACGTATCGCAGCACACCCGTCGGAGTCCTGTTCGGCGGCAACGGAGTCCGCCCCGGACAGGAGCTACCCGATCCGTTCTTCGGCGGCGTCGGGCCTGCGCGCAACACCTGCACGCATTGCGGTGAGTGCATGACCGGTTGCCGGCACAACGCCAAGAACACCCTGGTCAAGAACTATCTCTATCTCGCCGAGCAGGCCGGGGCGACGGTGCACGCGCTCACCACGGTCACCGATGTGCGGCCACTCCCCCGAGGCGGCTACGAGATCTCCACCGTGCGCACCGGACGGTGGGCGCGCAAGTCCCGCCGGACGTTCACCGCCGAGCACGTCGTGTTCGCCGCGGCCGCGCTCGGCACCCAGAAACTGTTGCACCGCCTGCGCGATCGCGGTTCGCTGCCGAACATCTCGCCGCGCCTGGGCGAACTGGCCCGCACCAATTCCGAGGAGCTGCTGTCGGTGCGCAGCCGCCGCAAGGACTCCGACTTCACCAAGGGCGTCGCGATCACCTCCTCGATCCACCCCAACGACGACACCCATATCGAGCCGGTGCGATACGGCAAGGGCAGCAACGCGATCGCCCTGATCGGCACCGCGATGATCGACCCCGACGGCCGGACGTCGAAGGTGCGCCAGTGGTTCCGGCAGCTGCGCCGCAACCGCCGCGACCTGTTCACCACGCACAATCCGCGGCGCTGGTCGGAGCAGATGATCGGCCTGCTCGTCATGCAGTCGGTGGACAACTCGATCACCACCTACACCAAGCGCGGGCTGTTCGGCCGGAAGATGACCACGAGACAGGGTGTGGGCGAACCGAATCCGACCTGGATCCCGGCCGGGCACGAGGTGGCGCACCGGGTGGCCGACAAGATCGACGGCATCCCGACCGGCGGCTGGACCAGCCTGTTCGACATCCCGATGACCGGGCATTTCATCGGCGGCTGCGTGATCGGCGACTCCCCCGACACCGGTGTCATCGACCCCTATCACCGGATGTACGGGTACGCGGGCCTGCACATCATCGACGGCTCCACCATCTCGGCCAACCTCGGCGTGAACCCCTCGCTCACCATCACCGCGCAGGCCGAACGCGCGGTGGCGCTGTGGCCCAACAAGGGTGAGGCCGACGAGCGGCCGGAGCTGGGCGCGCCCTACCGGCGCATCGCCCCGGTACCGCCGCGCAACCCGGTGGTCCCGGCGAGCGCCCCCGCGGCGCTCCGCCTCCCCATCGTCGACATCACCGGTCCCGCAACGAAATCCGAGCCATCGGCCGAGACAGCCAACTGA
- a CDS encoding aromatic ring-hydroxylating dioxygenase subunit alpha: MRQWPKPAEGSWTQHYPELGTGAISFEDSVSPEFFELEREAIFKRAWLNVGRIEQLPRTGSYFTKEIDAARTSVIVVRDGDGNINAFHNVCRHRGNKLMWNEIPREEVSGVCRQFTCKYHGWRYGLDGGLNFVQQEGEFFELDKKEFGLASVPCDVWAGFIFVNLDPEPRQSLREFLGPMVTGLDGYPFEAMTEWYEFKADNQSNWKLFADAFQEYYHVPGLHPQQIPNPVRTGKGFECAHFQVDGPHRMVSTGGARRWTLPEEYMYPIERITRSGLVGPWESPDLGEMPTGLNPGNVEPWGIDNFQIFPNIEILIYRGWYLLYRYWPTSYNTHRFEGMLCFQPARTVRERVEHEVASVVFKEFALQDAGMLTGTQTALESAYRTAGLTKFPVNDQEILVRHFHKAVADWVDEYRHDLAKG, encoded by the coding sequence GTGCGACAGTGGCCCAAGCCCGCGGAGGGCAGCTGGACCCAGCATTATCCCGAACTCGGTACCGGGGCGATCTCGTTCGAGGATTCGGTATCGCCGGAATTCTTCGAACTGGAGCGGGAGGCGATCTTCAAGCGCGCCTGGCTCAACGTCGGCCGGATCGAACAGCTGCCCCGCACCGGCAGCTATTTCACCAAGGAGATCGACGCCGCGCGCACCTCGGTCATCGTCGTGCGCGACGGCGACGGAAACATCAACGCCTTCCACAACGTGTGCCGCCATCGCGGAAACAAGTTGATGTGGAACGAGATTCCGCGCGAGGAGGTCTCCGGCGTCTGCCGCCAGTTCACCTGCAAGTATCACGGGTGGCGGTACGGCCTCGACGGCGGGCTGAACTTCGTGCAGCAGGAGGGCGAGTTCTTCGAGCTGGACAAGAAGGAGTTCGGGCTGGCCTCGGTGCCCTGCGACGTGTGGGCGGGATTCATCTTCGTCAATCTCGACCCGGAGCCGCGGCAATCGCTGCGGGAATTCCTCGGGCCCATGGTCACCGGACTGGACGGTTATCCGTTCGAGGCGATGACCGAATGGTACGAGTTCAAGGCCGACAACCAGAGCAACTGGAAGCTGTTCGCCGACGCGTTCCAGGAGTACTACCACGTTCCCGGGCTGCATCCGCAGCAGATCCCCAATCCCGTTCGGACCGGAAAAGGCTTCGAGTGCGCGCACTTCCAGGTCGACGGCCCGCACCGGATGGTGTCCACCGGCGGCGCCCGCCGCTGGACGCTGCCGGAGGAATACATGTACCCGATCGAGCGGATCACGCGCAGCGGTCTCGTCGGGCCGTGGGAGTCGCCGGATCTCGGTGAGATGCCGACCGGACTGAATCCCGGGAACGTCGAACCGTGGGGTATCGACAACTTCCAGATCTTCCCCAATATCGAGATCCTCATCTACCGCGGCTGGTATCTGCTCTACCGCTACTGGCCGACCTCCTACAACACCCACCGGTTCGAGGGCATGCTGTGCTTCCAGCCGGCGCGCACCGTCCGGGAACGAGTGGAGCACGAGGTGGCGTCGGTGGTGTTCAAGGAGTTCGCGCTGCAGGACGCGGGCATGCTGACCGGCACCCAGACCGCCCTCGAATCGGCTTACCGCACAGCGGGATTGACCAAGTTCCCGGTCAACGATCAGGAGATCCTGGTCCGGCACTTCCACAAGGCGGTGGCCGACTGGGTCGACGAGTACCGGCACGACCTCGCGAAGGGGTGA
- a CDS encoding TauD/TfdA family dioxygenase, translating to MTITIKKLNHAVGAEVTGIDSASLLTENAVVDAVLDALETHGVLVFRDLHLDPETQVAFCRKLGDIDTEPGHHPVEGIYRVSLDTSKNSSASYLRATFDWHIDGCTPQDDAYPQKATMLTAKAVAASGGETEFASTYGAYDTLSESERAQLASLRVVHSLEASQRLVTENPTPEQLAVWRGRPSKEHPLVWTHKSGRRSLVLGASTDHVVGMESGESRALLDDLLRRCTAPERVYRHEWSLGDTVIWDNRGVIHRAAPYDPGSPREMLRTTVLGDEPIQ from the coding sequence ATGACCATCACCATCAAGAAGCTCAATCACGCCGTCGGTGCGGAAGTCACCGGGATCGACAGCGCGAGCCTGCTGACCGAGAACGCTGTCGTCGACGCGGTGCTGGACGCCCTGGAAACCCATGGCGTGCTGGTATTTCGCGATCTGCACCTGGATCCGGAGACCCAGGTGGCGTTCTGCCGCAAGCTGGGGGATATCGACACCGAACCCGGCCACCATCCGGTCGAGGGCATCTACCGGGTCAGCCTGGACACCAGCAAGAATTCCTCGGCGAGCTACCTGCGCGCGACGTTCGACTGGCATATCGACGGCTGCACGCCCCAGGACGACGCCTATCCGCAGAAGGCCACCATGCTCACCGCCAAGGCCGTGGCCGCCAGCGGTGGGGAAACCGAATTCGCCTCCACCTATGGCGCTTACGACACTCTGAGCGAATCGGAACGTGCACAGCTTGCGTCATTGCGCGTGGTGCATTCCCTGGAGGCTTCGCAGCGGCTGGTCACCGAGAATCCCACGCCCGAACAGCTGGCCGTGTGGCGCGGCCGGCCCAGCAAGGAGCATCCGCTGGTGTGGACGCACAAGTCGGGGCGCCGGTCGCTGGTGCTCGGCGCGTCGACGGACCATGTCGTGGGCATGGAATCCGGCGAGAGCCGGGCGCTGCTGGACGACCTGCTGCGGCGCTGCACCGCCCCGGAACGCGTCTACCGCCACGAATGGTCCCTCGGCGACACCGTCATCTGGGACAACCGCGGCGTCATCCACCGCGCGGCCCCCTACGACCCCGGCTCGCCACGAGAAATGTTGCGCACCACCGTGCTCGGCGACGAACCGATCCAATAA
- a CDS encoding carboxymuconolactone decarboxylase family protein, producing the protein MTPAPRLAPLPPQQWDESARNMLRGKVKLADRYLSGAPDAPRMPNILGILGHHAELGGAWLAYNGVLLERSALDPRHRELLILRVARLSGSTYEWAQHARLGAGCGLTEEQIEAVAVGPGAPVWSPLERLLLTAVDELLDRQRVGDDTWAGLARHLDTRQLIEVLFVAGSYLCLALVFNSVDLELDPEMERETVPAQPDTEERP; encoded by the coding sequence ATGACCCCGGCGCCCCGGCTGGCGCCGCTGCCCCCGCAGCAGTGGGACGAGTCAGCGCGAAACATGTTGCGCGGCAAGGTGAAACTCGCCGACCGCTACCTGTCCGGCGCGCCCGATGCCCCGCGCATGCCGAATATCCTCGGAATACTGGGCCATCACGCCGAGCTCGGCGGCGCGTGGCTGGCCTACAACGGCGTGCTGCTGGAGCGCTCCGCGCTCGACCCCCGCCACCGCGAACTGCTGATTCTGCGGGTGGCCCGGCTGAGCGGGTCGACCTACGAGTGGGCGCAGCACGCGCGGCTCGGCGCCGGATGCGGCTTGACCGAAGAGCAGATCGAGGCCGTCGCCGTCGGCCCCGGCGCCCCGGTCTGGTCGCCGCTCGAGCGGTTGCTGCTGACGGCCGTCGACGAACTGCTCGATCGGCAGCGCGTCGGTGACGACACCTGGGCGGGGCTCGCGCGGCATCTCGACACCCGTCAGCTGATCGAGGTCCTGTTCGTGGCCGGCTCCTATCTCTGCCTGGCCCTGGTATTCAACAGCGTCGATCTGGAACTCGACCCCGAGATGGAGCGGGAAACGGTTCCCGCGCAACCGGATACGGAGGAACGACCGTGA
- a CDS encoding aromatic ring-hydroxylating dioxygenase subunit alpha: MPRWPKPAEGSWTQHYSELGTAPMSYEDSISPEFFELERDAIFKRAWLNVGRVEQLPRTGSYFTKEIHAAHTSVIVVRDKEGNVNAFHNICRHRGNKLVWNEIPREEVSGTCRQFTCKYHGWRYGLDGALSFVQQEEEFFDLDKDQFGLARVHCEVWAGFIFINLAPQPRQTLREFLGPMITGLEGYPFDQLTERFSYRSEVGANWKLYMDAFQEFYHAPVLHGKQTPDNYSIAAQQAGFEAPHYRLDGPHRLVSTSGVVTWELDPTMRKPMEDITRGGLFGPWDTPDLGEMPTGLNPARCNPWGLDSFQLWPNWTILVWSSGWYLTYHYWPTSHNTHIFEGNLYFPPARTARDRVAHEMTAVTFKEYGLQDASTLEATQIMLESRAVTTFPLNDQEILLRHLHKVAGDWVDEYRREREEVAQR, encoded by the coding sequence ATGCCTCGTTGGCCCAAGCCCGCCGAAGGCAGCTGGACACAGCACTATTCGGAACTCGGCACCGCGCCGATGTCCTACGAGGACTCCATCTCCCCGGAGTTCTTCGAACTGGAACGCGACGCGATCTTCAAGCGCGCCTGGCTCAATGTCGGTCGCGTGGAACAGCTACCCCGCACCGGGAGCTACTTCACCAAGGAGATCCACGCGGCGCACACCTCGGTGATCGTCGTGCGCGACAAGGAGGGGAATGTCAACGCGTTCCACAACATCTGCCGCCATCGAGGAAACAAGCTGGTGTGGAACGAGATTCCGCGCGAGGAGGTGTCCGGGACCTGCCGCCAGTTCACCTGTAAGTACCACGGCTGGCGGTACGGGCTGGACGGTGCGCTGAGTTTCGTTCAGCAGGAAGAGGAATTCTTCGATCTGGACAAGGACCAGTTCGGGCTCGCCCGGGTGCACTGCGAGGTGTGGGCGGGGTTCATCTTCATCAACCTGGCCCCGCAGCCCCGGCAGACGCTGCGGGAATTCCTCGGCCCCATGATCACCGGCCTGGAGGGCTATCCCTTCGACCAGCTCACCGAGCGGTTCTCCTACCGGTCCGAGGTCGGCGCCAACTGGAAACTGTACATGGACGCGTTCCAGGAGTTCTATCACGCGCCCGTGCTGCACGGGAAACAGACGCCGGACAACTACTCGATCGCCGCGCAGCAGGCCGGATTCGAGGCGCCGCACTACCGGCTCGACGGCCCGCACCGGCTGGTCAGCACCTCCGGCGTGGTCACCTGGGAACTCGATCCCACCATGCGCAAGCCCATGGAGGACATCACCCGCGGCGGATTGTTCGGTCCTTGGGACACACCGGATCTCGGTGAGATGCCGACCGGACTCAACCCCGCGCGTTGCAATCCGTGGGGCCTCGACTCGTTCCAATTGTGGCCCAATTGGACAATTCTGGTCTGGTCCAGCGGCTGGTATCTGACCTATCACTACTGGCCCACTTCCCACAACACCCACATCTTCGAGGGAAACCTGTACTTCCCGCCCGCCCGCACCGCGCGCGACCGCGTCGCACACGAGATGACCGCGGTGACGTTCAAGGAATACGGGTTGCAGGACGCCAGCACCCTGGAAGCGACCCAGATCATGCTGGAATCCCGTGCGGTGACGACATTCCCGCTGAACGACCAGGAGATCCTGCTGCGGCATCTGCACAAGGTCGCCGGGGATTGGGTCGACGAATATCGGCGCGAGCGCGAGGAGGTGGCACAGCGATGA
- a CDS encoding NAD(P)/FAD-dependent oxidoreductase → MSTPSIVIIGTGFGGLGMAMELQRAGVRDFTILERAGEVGGVWRENTYPGAGCDIPSPLYSYSYAPRLDWPKRFARQPDILEYLRGLAREHDLLPKIRFRTEVTAADFDDTSGRWTVHTADGAELTCDVLISAVGQLSRPALPNIPGVETFRGTAFHSAEWDHEADLAGKRVAVIGTGASAVQFVPEIAPAVGHLTLFQRSAAWVMPKPDLEYKTWHYRAFRLLPITRLGERFAFWLLCEFLALAFVDVTVIRRLVNLIGKRHLKNQVPDPQLRATVTPDYPAGCKRALFSNDYLPALTRPNVTVQTTAIGEITPEGVRTTDGVLHEVDAIVYGTGFKGTEFLWPMRISGRGGRKLQDEWAQGARAYQGMTVPGFPNLFLMYGPNTNLGVGSIVYMIESQARYVRQAIRRLGERPGHVLEVRPGVETEFDRKLQRRLDRTPWNFCASWYRNAAGRITNNWPGTTVSYRWTTRRLDPEDFELRPVA, encoded by the coding sequence ATGAGCACCCCTTCGATCGTCATCATCGGCACCGGCTTCGGCGGGCTCGGGATGGCGATGGAACTCCAGCGCGCGGGCGTGCGCGACTTCACCATCCTGGAGCGGGCCGGCGAGGTCGGCGGCGTCTGGCGGGAGAACACCTATCCGGGCGCGGGCTGCGACATCCCCTCGCCCCTGTACTCCTACTCCTATGCCCCGCGCCTCGACTGGCCGAAGCGGTTCGCCCGGCAGCCCGACATCCTCGAGTACCTGCGCGGCCTCGCCCGCGAGCACGATCTGCTGCCCAAGATCCGCTTCCGCACCGAGGTGACCGCCGCCGACTTCGACGACACCAGTGGCCGGTGGACCGTGCACACCGCCGACGGCGCCGAATTGACCTGCGACGTACTGATTTCGGCCGTCGGGCAGCTCTCCCGGCCGGCGCTGCCGAACATCCCCGGCGTGGAGACGTTCCGCGGCACGGCCTTTCACTCCGCCGAATGGGACCACGAGGCCGACCTGGCCGGCAAGCGGGTCGCGGTGATCGGCACCGGCGCCAGCGCCGTGCAGTTCGTCCCCGAAATCGCGCCCGCGGTAGGTCATCTGACGCTGTTCCAGCGCTCGGCCGCATGGGTCATGCCGAAGCCGGATCTCGAGTACAAGACCTGGCATTACCGCGCCTTCCGGCTGCTGCCGATCACCCGGCTCGGCGAGCGCTTCGCGTTCTGGCTGCTGTGCGAATTCCTGGCGCTCGCCTTCGTCGATGTGACGGTCATCCGCCGGCTGGTGAACTTGATCGGCAAGCGGCACTTGAAGAACCAGGTGCCGGATCCGCAGTTGCGGGCGACGGTTACGCCCGACTATCCGGCCGGGTGCAAGCGCGCGTTGTTCTCCAACGACTATCTGCCCGCGCTCACGCGGCCCAACGTGACCGTGCAGACCACGGCGATCGGCGAGATCACCCCCGAAGGTGTGCGCACCACCGACGGCGTCCTGCACGAGGTGGACGCGATCGTCTACGGCACGGGCTTCAAGGGCACCGAATTCCTCTGGCCCATGCGGATTTCCGGCCGCGGCGGGCGCAAGCTGCAGGACGAGTGGGCGCAGGGCGCGCGGGCCTACCAGGGCATGACGGTGCCGGGCTTCCCCAACCTGTTCCTGATGTACGGGCCGAACACCAATCTCGGGGTCGGGTCGATCGTCTACATGATCGAGTCGCAGGCCCGGTACGTCCGGCAGGCGATCCGGCGGCTCGGCGAGCGTCCTGGCCACGTGCTGGAGGTGCGGCCCGGCGTCGAGACCGAGTTCGACCGTAAGCTCCAGCGGCGCCTGGACCGGACGCCGTGGAACTTCTGCGCCAGCTGGTACCGCAATGCGGCCGGGCGGATCACCAACAACTGGCCGGGCACCACCGTCAGCTACCGGTGGACCACCCGCCGGCTCGATCCCGAGGACTTCGAGCTGCGCCCGGTCGCCTGA
- a CDS encoding TetR/AcrR family transcriptional regulator, translating to MKPDRGTDPENSPTRTALLDAAEQIMLEEGYAAVTTRRLGTRAGANSALVYYYFGNMDNLFIELFRRGADRSYQRQIDALSSPQPLWALWESVHDQTQTALTMEFVALANHRKTIRAEIANSSKRFRKLQLDTVAKVLADYGYESGTYTPGAVVLLMSSISRFLRMEEAFDVDTGHNEAIGIVEGFLRELEGERRPATTEQSTDGQ from the coding sequence ATGAAACCGGACCGCGGCACGGACCCCGAGAACTCCCCGACCCGCACCGCACTCCTCGACGCGGCGGAGCAGATCATGCTCGAGGAGGGCTACGCCGCGGTCACCACCCGGCGCCTGGGCACGCGGGCCGGCGCCAACTCCGCACTCGTCTACTACTACTTCGGCAATATGGACAACCTGTTCATCGAGCTGTTCCGGCGCGGCGCCGACCGCAGCTACCAGCGCCAGATCGACGCGTTGTCCTCGCCGCAGCCACTGTGGGCGCTGTGGGAGTCCGTCCACGACCAGACCCAGACGGCGCTGACCATGGAATTCGTCGCGCTGGCCAACCACCGCAAGACCATCCGCGCCGAGATCGCGAACTCCTCCAAGCGCTTTCGCAAGCTCCAGCTCGATACGGTCGCCAAGGTCCTGGCCGACTACGGCTACGAATCCGGCACCTACACCCCCGGCGCCGTGGTGTTGCTGATGTCCAGCATCTCCCGCTTCCTGCGGATGGAGGAGGCGTTCGATGTCGACACCGGCCACAACGAGGCGATCGGCATCGTCGAGGGATTCCTGCGGGAACTGGAGGGCGAGCGCCGCCCGGCCACCACGGAGCAATCGACAGACGGGCAGTGA
- a CDS encoding SDR family NAD(P)-dependent oxidoreductase, producing the protein MNSPKADHGRSAGPSGRVAVVTGGASGMGLSVCRSFADYGHRTAVLDIDGAAAQRAAEQLRARGGEAMACEVDVTNRRAVDEALRKVRAEFGPVEILVTSAGLVAFAPFTEISQDEWNRVIEVNLNGTFHCVQAAIPDMVTGGWGRIVTISSSSAQRGSPGMVHYTASKGAVIAMTKGLAREYATCGITVNSIPPSGIDTPMSRKSQSEGNLPDNEIMARAIPVGHLGTGDDIAAACLFLCSEQAGYITGQVLGVNGGAVI; encoded by the coding sequence ATGAACAGCCCCAAGGCCGACCACGGCCGATCCGCCGGACCCTCCGGCCGGGTGGCCGTCGTGACCGGCGGCGCCTCCGGAATGGGTTTGTCCGTCTGCCGGTCCTTCGCCGATTACGGTCACCGCACGGCGGTCCTCGATATCGACGGCGCGGCGGCCCAGCGCGCCGCCGAACAGCTGCGTGCCCGCGGCGGCGAGGCGATGGCCTGCGAAGTCGACGTCACGAATCGCCGCGCCGTCGACGAGGCCCTGCGGAAGGTGCGCGCCGAATTCGGTCCCGTAGAAATCCTGGTCACCAGCGCCGGGCTGGTCGCGTTCGCCCCGTTCACCGAGATCTCGCAGGACGAATGGAACCGCGTGATCGAGGTCAATCTGAACGGAACATTCCACTGCGTCCAGGCCGCGATCCCCGACATGGTGACGGGCGGATGGGGGCGCATCGTGACGATCTCGTCGTCCAGCGCGCAGCGCGGCTCGCCGGGAATGGTGCACTACACCGCGTCCAAGGGCGCCGTCATCGCGATGACCAAGGGGCTGGCCCGCGAATACGCGACATGCGGTATCACCGTCAACAGCATCCCGCCGTCGGGAATCGATACGCCGATGTCGCGCAAGTCGCAGTCGGAGGGAAACCTTCCGGACAACGAGATCATGGCCAGGGCGATCCCCGTCGGACACCTGGGCACCGGCGACGATATCGCCGCGGCGTGCCTGTTCCTGTGCTCGGAGCAGGCCGGCTACATCACCGGACAGGTGCTCGGCGTGAACGGCGGTGCCGTCATATGA